In Streptomyces sp. NBC_00344, the genomic window GCTCGCCGGATGGGCGCGTGCGACGGACGAGGCGCTGTTCGGTGCGGACCCCGCGCGCGAACCGGCGCTGACCTGGATTCGCCTCGCCAGACGGCAGGGGCGTACCGAGCATGCCCGGGTGGCACTGCTGAGGACCCTCGACACCACAGGCCCGCACGCCGGGCCCCTGCGGGTGCTGAGTCTCGAACTCGAGGCGCTGGGCGACCACTTCCAGGCAGCGCGCGCCCAGTACGGACACGCCTGTCTGCAGGAGACACCCTGGGACCGGGCTTCGGCCTGGCGGAAACTCGCCGAGCTGCAACGGCTGACGGGAGATCTGCAGACCGCCTGGCAGACCCTGGGGCAGATCCCCGGCATGCTGGACGCGGATGCCACGGGCCGGCCGTGGCGCCGCCTCGGGCTCGGCCGGCTGATCGCCGCCGAGCACTTCGAACTCGCCCTCGCGGCGGCCAGGTCGAAGCTCACCCGCATCGCCCGTGAGTCACTCAGCGCCGGCACGGATCTCCGGTCGGGGATGGGGAAGCCGGCGCAGCGCAGCCTGGGCATGCTGTCCCAGGAGGCCAAGTGGGCCGTGGCAGGCCTCGCCTGAGCTCATCGTGCACCCGCCAGGGCTGTCGGAGCGCCCTGTGGGTGTTCGAGAAGTCCCGGCCGCCCTGCGGCCGGCGCTGCTTCCCGGACCTGGCCCGGCCGCCCACACCGCGCCGGAAACAGCTCCCCCCGCCGGGACGGCCGGCGCGCCCCGCCCACCGCTCGCCGCGGATCTACGCGGCCGCGGCGGATCCGAGCAACGCGATCAGTTCGCCGGCCGTGGCGGCCATCGCCAGACGCCCGGCCTCGAGATACTTCCGGGAGTCGACCGCCTCCGGCTGGGCGGTCAGCACCTCCCGGATCGCTCCGGTCATGGCGATGTTCAGCGCTGTGCCGATGTTGACCTTGGCGATGCCGCCGCCGACGGCCGCCGACAGCTCGGCATCCGGCACACCCGATGAACCGTGCAGCACCAGCGGGATGTCCAGACCCGCCCGCAGCCGGCCGAGCAGTTGATGGTCGAGAACGGCGGTCCGGGAGGTCATGGCGTGCGAGCTGCCTATCGCGACGGCCAGCGCGTCCACCCCGGAATCGGCCACGAACGCACGCGCCTCTTCCGGCCCGGTACGGGCACCGGGGGCATGCGCGTCCAGCGGCGCCGCACCGTTCTTGCCGCCCACCTCGCCCAACTCCGCCTCGATCCACAACCCCCGGGTGTGCGCCCAGTCGGCCGCCTTCCGGGTGGCTGCCAGATTCTGCGCATAGGGCAGATGCGACGCGTCGTACATCACCGAACTGAACCCGGCGTCGGCCGCCTGCCACAGCAGGGCATCGCTCTTCACATGGTCCAGGTGCAGTCCGACCGGCACGCCGGCGAGACGCGCCGCCTCCGCGGCGGCGCGGGCCAGCGGGAGCAGCTGGCCGTGGCGGTACTTCACCGCGTTCTCGCTGATCTGCAGGATGACCGGGGCACCGGCAGCCTCGGCTCCCGCGATCACGGCCTCCGCGTGCTCCAGGGTGATGATGTTGAACGCGGCCACCGCGCCGCCCCGGGCGGCGGCGTCGGCAACCAGCGCTCCGCTCTCGGCAAGGGGCATCGCTCAGCCCTCGTCGAGGATGACGGAGCGGGTGAGGTGGCGCGGCGCGTCCGGGTCCAGGCCACGGGCCGCCGCGATGGCGACCGCGAGGCGCTGCGCCCGCACGAGTTCGGCGAGCGGGTCGAGGCCGCCGGCCACCCACATACCGCCGGTGGCCTCGACCTGCTTCCGAAGACCGTCGGGCGACTCGCCGAACATCCAGGTGGCCGTGCCACGGGTCGTGATGCTGATCGGGCCGTGCCGGTACTCCATGGCCGGATATGCCTCGGTCCAGGACAGCGATGCCTCACGCATCTTCAGCGCGGCCTCCTGCGCGAGACCGACGCTCCAGCCGCGGCCCAGGAAGGTGAACTGCGAGCAGTCGACCAGCCCTTCGGGCAGCGGCCCGGCGAGCGCCGTCCGCGCGTCCGCCACCACGGCATCGGTGTGCAGGCCGAGGTGGGCGCGCAGCAGGGTGAGGGCGGTGGTGGCGAACCGGGTCTGCACGACGGACTGTTCATCGGCGAAGTCGAGCACCACGACGTCGTCGGCGGCGTCCATGACGGGTGTCCTGGGGTCGCCGGTGATGGCAGTCGTACGTGCCTTCCCCCGTACCGCGGAGAGGAGTTCGAGCACCTCGGTCGTGGTTCCCGACCGGCTCAGCGCGATCACCCGGTCGTAGTCCCGTCCGAAGGGGAACTCCGACGCCGCGAAGGCATCCGTCTCACCGAGCCCCGCTCCCTCACGCAGGGCAGCCACGGCCTGGGCCATGAACCACGAGGTCCCGCAGCCGACGACGGCCACCCGCTCCCCCGGCGACGGCAGGGCCGCCGACTGACGTGCGGCCAGACCGGCTGCGCGTTCCCAGCACTCGGGCTGACTGGTCAGCTCGTTCTGGACATGGCTCATGCTCGATTCCACTCCTCAAGTAAATGCTTATTTCTGCAAGATACTGCGTTCTTTCAAGCACAATCAAGCATTCAGACATTTCTGGGTTAAGGTCACAACGTTCGGCCGAAGAGGAGAGTGCGAGAGATGTCCCAGTCCCGCGACGCACGCTGGAAGGACCTTCTGGAACTGCTCGTCGAGCAGGGCCGCCTCGACGTCGAGGAAGCCGCGGCGGCACTCGATGTCTCCGCCGCCACCATCCGCCGCGACTTCGACCAGCTCGCACAGCAGCAGATGCTCGTGCGCACCCGGGGCGGCGCCGTCGTACACGGCGTCAGTTACGAGCTGCCGCTCCGCTACAAGACGGCCCGGCACGCCTCCGAGAAGCAGCGCATCGCCCAGGCCGTCGCCGGGCTGATCACGACCGGCGAGGCGGTCGGCCTGACCGGCGGAACCACCACGACGGAGGTCGCCCGAGCCCTTGCCGTCCGTCCCGACCTGGCGTCGGGCACCCCTGCCCTCACGATCGTGACCAATGCGCTGAACATCGCCAACGAGCTGGCCATCCGGCCGCAGTTCAAAATCGTGATCACCGGCGGAGTGGCCCGTCCCCAGTCGTACGAGCTCACCGGCCCCCTGGCGGACGGCGTCCTCGGCCAGATCACCATGGACACCGCTGTCCTCGGTGTGAACGCATTCGACGTGGCCCATGGGGCGGCAGCCCACCATGAGGACGAGGCGGGCATCAACCGGCTGCTGTGCGAACGCGCCGAGCGGGTGGTCGTCGCCGCGGACTCCAGCAAGCTCGGCACGCGCGCCTTCGCCAGGATCTGCACCACGGACCAGGTCGACATCCTGGTCACGGACACCGGCATCGGTGAGGACATGACCGCTCTCTTCACCGACGCCGGCATCGAGGTCATCGCGGTGTGAGTGCCCCGTCACGCCGCTGGCCGGAGGCGAAGTAGTCGACCAGGACCGGGTCGAGCGGCGGCACGTCGTACGGCACACCGCTCTCGCGCAGCGACCGGGTCGCCATGACACCGGCGGCCACACTCATCCTGGCCGCCACGGGGGAGGTGTCGGTAGCACCGCCCTGTCTGGCGAAGCGGCAGAACTCCGCGACGATCCGCTGGTCCGCCCCGCCGTGCGAGCCCTTCGAGTCCGGTACGCGGTGCACGGCGTCGGCGTCCGAACGGTAGCCGGAGGGCCCGGTGTTCCAGACCCTGACCTCGTCGCCCGGCCGGTCCCCGAAGTTCTCCAGCCGCCCCTCGGTCCCGATCACCGTGTAGTTGCGGAAGTAGTCGGGGCTGAAGTGGCACTGCTGGTATGCGGCGAGCACTCCGTTGTCGAGCCGCATGTTCATCATGGAGACGTCCTCGACGTCCACCACGTGGTTCAGGTCCCTGCGCGCCGACGGAGGCCAGTCGAATTCCCGCAGCCAGCCGTCCGGGCGCGGCGTTCCCGGCGCCCTGCGGGGCAGGTCGCCGTACATCATGAGCTCGCCCATGGCGTTCACCCGCGACGTGTAACCGCCGGCCAGCCAGTGCACG contains:
- a CDS encoding class II fructose-bisphosphate aldolase; its protein translation is MPLAESGALVADAAARGGAVAAFNIITLEHAEAVIAGAEAAGAPVILQISENAVKYRHGQLLPLARAAAEAARLAGVPVGLHLDHVKSDALLWQAADAGFSSVMYDASHLPYAQNLAATRKAADWAHTRGLWIEAELGEVGGKNGAAPLDAHAPGARTGPEEARAFVADSGVDALAVAIGSSHAMTSRTAVLDHQLLGRLRAGLDIPLVLHGSSGVPDAELSAAVGGGIAKVNIGTALNIAMTGAIREVLTAQPEAVDSRKYLEAGRLAMAATAGELIALLGSAAAA
- a CDS encoding SIS domain-containing protein, yielding MSHVQNELTSQPECWERAAGLAARQSAALPSPGERVAVVGCGTSWFMAQAVAALREGAGLGETDAFAASEFPFGRDYDRVIALSRSGTTTEVLELLSAVRGKARTTAITGDPRTPVMDAADDVVVLDFADEQSVVQTRFATTALTLLRAHLGLHTDAVVADARTALAGPLPEGLVDCSQFTFLGRGWSVGLAQEAALKMREASLSWTEAYPAMEYRHGPISITTRGTATWMFGESPDGLRKQVEATGGMWVAGGLDPLAELVRAQRLAVAIAAARGLDPDAPRHLTRSVILDEG
- a CDS encoding DeoR/GlpR family DNA-binding transcription regulator, with translation MSQSRDARWKDLLELLVEQGRLDVEEAAAALDVSAATIRRDFDQLAQQQMLVRTRGGAVVHGVSYELPLRYKTARHASEKQRIAQAVAGLITTGEAVGLTGGTTTTEVARALAVRPDLASGTPALTIVTNALNIANELAIRPQFKIVITGGVARPQSYELTGPLADGVLGQITMDTAVLGVNAFDVAHGAAAHHEDEAGINRLLCERAERVVVAADSSKLGTRAFARICTTDQVDILVTDTGIGEDMTALFTDAGIEVIAV
- a CDS encoding Gfo/Idh/MocA family protein codes for the protein MQDLRIGVIGLGLRANLADAAHRPGAGSVVAAVADTDPAVRATVPERYAGAIAVTDHRRLLDDASIDAVIVATPDDTHEAVACDALRAGKPVYVEKPLGITVAQCDTILRTAHESGTRLYVGHNMRHMGVVRLMRDLIVRGDIGEPKTVWVRHFVSYGGDYYFKDWHADRRRTTGLLLQKAAHDIDVVHWLAGGYTSRVNAMGELMMYGDLPRRAPGTPRPDGWLREFDWPPSARRDLNHVVDVEDVSMMNMRLDNGVLAAYQQCHFSPDYFRNYTVIGTEGRLENFGDRPGDEVRVWNTGPSGYRSDADAVHRVPDSKGSHGGADQRIVAEFCRFARQGGATDTSPVAARMSVAAGVMATRSLRESGVPYDVPPLDPVLVDYFASGQRRDGALTPR